The Streptomyces sp. RKAG293 genome includes a region encoding these proteins:
- a CDS encoding ABC transporter permease: MAKRNCLVSNDWICGEYLRTRSHELTDATVQHLWITAVSVAIGLLIAFPVALVARRWRPLAGPVLGLATVLYTVPSLAMFSLLLPVFGISPAVVITGLVLYSLTILVRNIMAGLESVPEDVREAARGMGYGPLRLLFAVELPLSLPALMAGLRIATVSTVALTTVGAIINYGGLGNLIYTGIDTIFKAQVLAASVICVAIAIVADVLLLGVQWLLTPWARSRKAA, encoded by the coding sequence GGTATCCAACGACTGGATCTGCGGTGAATACCTGCGCACGCGCAGTCATGAGCTGACCGATGCCACCGTCCAGCACCTGTGGATCACAGCGGTGTCGGTGGCCATCGGGCTGCTCATCGCGTTCCCGGTGGCGTTGGTCGCGCGGCGCTGGCGGCCCCTGGCGGGCCCCGTGCTCGGGCTGGCCACCGTGCTGTACACGGTGCCCTCGCTGGCCATGTTCTCGCTGCTGCTGCCGGTCTTCGGCATCTCCCCGGCGGTCGTCATCACCGGCCTGGTGCTCTACTCCCTGACGATTCTGGTGCGCAACATCATGGCCGGCCTGGAATCCGTTCCGGAGGACGTCCGAGAGGCCGCCCGCGGGATGGGGTACGGGCCGCTGCGGCTGCTGTTCGCCGTGGAGCTGCCGCTGTCGCTGCCCGCGCTGATGGCCGGCCTGCGGATCGCCACCGTCTCGACGGTGGCGCTGACCACGGTCGGCGCGATCATCAACTACGGCGGCCTCGGCAACCTCATCTACACCGGGATCGACACCATCTTCAAGGCGCAGGTGCTCGCCGCCTCGGTGATCTGCGTGGCCATCGCCATCGTGGCCGACGTGCTGCTGCTGGGTGTGCAGTGGCTGCTCACCCCGTGGGCGCGGAGCAGGAAGGCGGCCTGA